From a region of the Neobacillus niacini genome:
- a CDS encoding Ger(x)C family spore germination protein, with protein sequence MWQKHRKIKVVIMFYFLIPLLSGCWDSKEIEQRANVLAIGIDKASEKDRKMEDEVSHLSEKYPIPDEEMIKVTAQIAVPGEIPLGPQQPGGSVKPVLVVEVVGHTIEDAILNLQQEVADEVFLGHLRIIVLSEEIARTGTARFNDFLRRNPEIRRTASLVVSKESASKYMNIIPELERIPSLYLADMVDNLSAIGKYPPSFIGLFWTIYSSKGQDPYLPYLELKGKSTIQLNGLAYFNKDRMVGKTNPLEIGIFMAVRGIGRGGYGAFAEVPGTDESVLVRAVSRNTRTKVMLKNGRPHVSIKVQYESEIDEKESAKIQLSDSAILKKIEKETSKNTKKAIEKLIAKTQKTKSDIFGFGEHFRAKLPRYWNKSVKTKDKWEEIYQNLTFDVKVDSHIHRVGMKSK encoded by the coding sequence ATGTGGCAAAAGCATCGTAAGATAAAAGTTGTTATTATGTTTTACTTCCTCATACCACTACTATCAGGCTGCTGGGACAGTAAAGAAATTGAACAAAGAGCAAATGTTTTAGCAATTGGAATCGATAAAGCTAGTGAGAAGGATCGCAAAATGGAAGATGAGGTTTCCCATTTAAGTGAAAAGTATCCGATTCCTGATGAAGAAATGATTAAGGTTACGGCCCAAATCGCTGTCCCTGGAGAAATACCACTGGGTCCACAGCAGCCTGGGGGTTCTGTAAAGCCTGTTTTGGTGGTGGAGGTTGTTGGTCATACTATAGAGGATGCGATACTAAATCTCCAGCAGGAAGTTGCAGATGAAGTGTTTCTAGGTCACTTACGAATTATAGTCCTAAGTGAGGAAATAGCAAGAACAGGAACAGCCCGTTTTAATGATTTTCTTAGACGTAATCCCGAAATTCGAAGAACAGCCTCTCTAGTGGTCTCAAAGGAATCAGCTTCAAAATATATGAATATTATCCCAGAGCTCGAACGTATCCCATCGCTTTATTTAGCAGACATGGTTGACAATTTATCTGCAATAGGAAAATATCCACCCAGCTTTATTGGTCTTTTTTGGACCATTTACTCTAGTAAGGGGCAGGATCCTTACCTCCCATATTTAGAACTTAAAGGAAAGTCTACTATACAACTTAACGGTCTTGCTTATTTCAATAAGGATAGAATGGTCGGAAAGACAAATCCTTTGGAAATAGGTATCTTTATGGCCGTAAGAGGAATCGGCAGAGGCGGGTATGGAGCATTTGCTGAAGTCCCCGGCACTGATGAATCAGTTTTAGTAAGAGCCGTTAGCCGAAATACAAGGACGAAAGTCATGCTTAAGAATGGCAGACCACATGTCTCAATCAAGGTCCAATATGAAAGTGAGATTGATGAAAAGGAAAGCGCAAAAATACAACTGTCAGATTCAGCTATATTGAAAAAGATTGAGAAGGAAACTTCTAAAAACACCAAAAAGGCAATTGAAAAATTAATTGCAAAGACGCAAAAAACAAAATCTGATATTTTTGGGTTTGGTGAACATTTTCGAGCTAAATTACCGCGGTATTGGAACAAAAGCGTAAAGACAAAAGATAAATGGGAGGAAATTTATCAGAATCTTACATTTGATGTTAAGGTTGATTCCCATATTCACCGCGTTGGCATGAAATCTAAATAA
- a CDS encoding GerAB/ArcD/ProY family transporter, producing the protein MGDPKEITALQATTILISTIIGVGVLPLPMFAVRAGETSAPFVTFTGIVMAAIGLMILTYLGIRHPQKTIITYSQDIIGKWLGKTFSIVVIFFFLILTSLTAREFGAVVVSAVLRETPLEVTVIVMLLLAAISCRNNINVFAYIHNLYVPMILAPVLIVVAFSLKNANLLYLRPIFIGNDLRNMAGGMLTVSALFQGSFIITMIIPAMKTPKKAMQASLWGILISGGLYLLIVIATVAIFGPEEIKQIFWPTLELARTTAIPGNILQRLDIIFLAVWVLAVFTTLFSSYYFTIHSIKELFRLKDHKVLSYFILPFVFFLAMAPQNVLHMYEIIQLIGRAGLLITIIYPAFLLLIDFLRSWRRKKNVAKAS; encoded by the coding sequence ATGGGGGATCCGAAGGAAATAACAGCACTTCAAGCCACAACGATCTTAATTAGTACGATTATTGGAGTAGGTGTTCTCCCATTGCCTATGTTTGCAGTCAGAGCAGGAGAAACAAGCGCTCCATTTGTCACCTTTACCGGAATAGTTATGGCAGCCATTGGATTAATGATCCTAACCTATCTTGGGATTCGCCACCCGCAAAAAACCATTATTACCTATAGTCAAGATATCATTGGGAAATGGCTGGGCAAGACTTTTAGCATAGTTGTCATCTTCTTTTTTTTAATATTAACCAGTCTGACAGCACGAGAGTTTGGTGCGGTTGTGGTATCGGCAGTGCTAAGAGAAACACCTTTAGAAGTCACAGTTATTGTCATGCTTTTATTGGCAGCGATTAGCTGTCGGAACAATATCAATGTTTTTGCCTATATCCACAATTTGTATGTCCCTATGATATTGGCACCCGTTTTAATTGTCGTTGCCTTTTCATTGAAGAATGCCAATCTCTTATATTTACGTCCAATTTTTATAGGAAATGATCTTCGGAATATGGCTGGAGGGATGCTCACCGTTTCAGCGCTATTTCAGGGGTCCTTCATTATTACGATGATTATTCCGGCCATGAAAACGCCCAAAAAAGCTATGCAGGCTAGTTTATGGGGAATCCTGATTTCAGGAGGACTATACTTATTAATTGTGATTGCTACGGTGGCTATTTTTGGACCAGAAGAAATTAAACAAATCTTTTGGCCTACGTTAGAACTGGCTCGGACAACAGCAATTCCAGGTAATATCCTACAAAGGCTCGATATCATCTTTTTGGCGGTATGGGTTTTGGCTGTTTTTACTACCTTATTCTCAAGTTACTACTTTACCATCCATTCTATTAAAGAGCTTTTCAGACTTAAGGACCATAAAGTACTCTCTTATTTTATTCTGCCATTTGTGTTTTTTTTGGCGATGGCACCGCAAAACGTTTTACACATGTATGAGATTATCCAATTAATCGGAAGAGCAGGTTTACTTATTACAATTATCTATCCTGCTTTCCTTTTACTAATCGATTTCCTCAGGAGCTGGAGGAGGAAAAAAAATGTGGCAAAAGCATCGTAA
- a CDS encoding Ger(x)C family spore germination protein — protein sequence MSYIKIILGLGIVLSLAGCWDRKELEQMSYTIAIGLDLPEKIEAKEKQAVDVTFQFANPKLNIKGAPGQEEDPERNIVTLTAPDIVTAKNMANSFITRQISFSHAKVIVVSEELARTDVFYRFMGSALKEREVRRETSIIVTKENASEFIRKNKPESQIRAHKYYQFIIDRSVETGLVPESTINRLLAITDGDADLFLAINGSIGKKNNGVTFKEEDQYLAGNVPKKGGNQVQLIGSAVFKEGKMIAKLTGEETRSALILDNTARIEDMYVSYQDPLNEKYMVACRVKKKTATKVKIKLRKGPPVINVMVPIEIEVLSSPSMENYAEDLQKQRILKKKIESELKENLSTLVKRTQDEFKSEPFYWSLYARPLFSSTKEYEKWDWTNKNYPFATVNIKVDVEIVGFGKQMKESEMEKVRD from the coding sequence ATGAGTTACATAAAAATCATTTTAGGGTTGGGGATTGTCTTATCCCTTGCCGGCTGCTGGGATCGGAAAGAGTTAGAGCAAATGTCATATACGATAGCAATTGGATTAGATTTACCTGAGAAGATTGAAGCAAAAGAGAAACAAGCGGTAGATGTAACCTTTCAATTTGCTAATCCAAAGTTGAATATTAAAGGAGCACCAGGACAAGAGGAAGATCCAGAGAGAAATATTGTTACTTTGACAGCACCGGATATTGTAACAGCCAAGAATATGGCTAATTCTTTTATTACAAGGCAAATTTCATTCAGTCACGCTAAAGTAATCGTGGTATCAGAGGAGCTGGCAAGAACAGACGTCTTTTATCGTTTCATGGGATCCGCGCTCAAGGAGAGAGAGGTCCGTAGAGAAACAAGTATTATTGTAACAAAGGAGAATGCATCAGAATTTATTAGAAAAAATAAACCAGAGTCACAGATACGGGCACACAAATATTATCAATTTATAATTGATAGATCAGTTGAAACCGGTTTAGTACCAGAGTCCACGATCAATCGTCTATTAGCGATTACAGATGGAGACGCAGACCTATTTTTAGCAATAAACGGCTCAATTGGTAAAAAAAACAATGGCGTTACATTTAAAGAGGAGGACCAATATTTAGCTGGCAATGTTCCGAAAAAAGGTGGGAATCAGGTGCAGTTAATAGGTTCTGCGGTATTTAAAGAAGGGAAAATGATCGCTAAATTAACAGGAGAAGAAACTCGAAGCGCGCTTATTCTTGATAATACAGCAAGGATAGAAGATATGTATGTGAGTTATCAAGATCCATTGAACGAAAAATATATGGTAGCATGCAGAGTTAAGAAAAAAACGGCTACAAAGGTAAAAATCAAATTAAGAAAGGGTCCACCCGTAATTAATGTCATGGTGCCTATTGAAATTGAAGTATTATCAAGCCCGAGTATGGAAAATTACGCTGAAGATCTACAAAAACAGAGAATCTTGAAAAAGAAGATTGAAAGTGAATTAAAAGAAAATCTAAGTACACTTGTTAAAAGAACCCAAGATGAATTTAAATCAGAACCATTTTATTGGTCTTTATATGCACGTCCGTTATTTAGTTCAACGAAGGAGTACGAGAAGTGGGACTGGACCAATAAAAATTACCCTTTTGCAACCGTGAATATTAAGGTAGATGTAGAAATTGTCGGATTCGGTAAGCAGATGAAGGAATCTGAAATGGAAAAGGTGAGGGATTAG
- a CDS encoding GerAB/ArcD/ProY family transporter — MVKVEKDLIGIREFFSVIVFMISTKATDMTTTRLFEDTFNAAWMVIIGSFVIILPSIVVLNLILKKHQTKNLLEILQLAMGRYVAFGIGFILFLFLLVNTSVESRSYADQLITMNFPKTPLFILYIALLLFCLWGAKKGWEALGSVAWMIFPYVTIALGILVFLLAKDAVINRIFPLFGAGKWEIAKSSFDNVPIYAEAFFVSMLYPFVKDHKTYSRGLLGSLAYSALMMVILYMSYILVFDSQSVGKITYPFNEATRLVSIGRVITNIETFFLTFWLLVIIVKFAVYLYLVSMLFGYVFNIKEFEHTLIPITILVLLLGLIPTNQLDNIFILKQKIIMYSKYMLLLLPPLLWLILKVKAVKNR; from the coding sequence TTGGTTAAGGTTGAGAAGGATTTAATAGGTATAAGGGAGTTTTTTTCCGTTATTGTTTTTATGATTAGTACAAAGGCGACAGATATGACGACAACAAGACTTTTCGAAGATACTTTTAATGCTGCCTGGATGGTGATCATTGGGTCCTTTGTCATCATTCTTCCTTCTATCGTTGTTTTAAATCTTATCCTAAAAAAACATCAAACGAAAAATTTACTAGAAATCTTGCAATTAGCGATGGGAAGGTATGTCGCCTTTGGAATCGGGTTTATCCTGTTTCTATTCTTGTTGGTTAACACATCAGTGGAAAGCAGAAGTTATGCGGACCAACTTATTACGATGAATTTCCCGAAAACTCCATTATTTATCCTCTACATTGCATTGTTATTATTTTGTTTATGGGGTGCTAAGAAAGGCTGGGAAGCACTTGGTTCTGTCGCATGGATGATCTTTCCTTACGTTACCATTGCATTAGGGATATTGGTTTTTCTTCTAGCGAAAGATGCTGTAATAAACCGGATATTTCCATTGTTTGGAGCGGGTAAATGGGAGATAGCGAAGTCAAGCTTTGATAATGTACCTATTTATGCAGAAGCCTTTTTCGTTTCTATGTTGTATCCCTTTGTCAAAGATCATAAAACCTATTCGAGAGGTCTTTTAGGTTCGTTAGCTTATTCTGCTTTGATGATGGTGATACTCTATATGTCCTATATATTAGTTTTTGATTCCCAGAGTGTAGGAAAAATAACCTACCCTTTTAATGAAGCAACTAGACTAGTGTCAATTGGAAGAGTCATTACCAATATCGAAACCTTTTTCTTAACTTTTTGGTTATTGGTGATCATAGTAAAGTTTGCTGTTTATCTATACTTGGTAAGTATGTTGTTTGGATATGTTTTTAATATAAAGGAGTTTGAACATACTCTCATTCCAATTACCATATTGGTTCTGTTACTTGGATTGATCCCAACAAATCAATTAGATAATATCTTTATCCTTAAACAAAAAATAATCATGTACTCGAAGTACATGTTGCTGCTCCTTCCTCCGTTGCTTTGGCTAATACTCAAAGTAAAGGCGGTAAAGAATAGATGA
- a CDS encoding spore germination protein: MKQQVKPVGVVTYMRRPLFKKIKTNQLEISEELLQSDESVKNDYVSGNLLLDVPKIKELYSYPKNIDFKVREFTIHMMGRKAVLFFIPSMTETKLIDEEIIKPLILAAKEIIDIPSAISISSIKEEKMISAAVSELNTGATLLLVDGLNVIYVLNTSSSAGRSVEKPQNETTLLGPKESFVERADQNISLIRKKIRSEDFTVEKMIIGSRSHNEVYIIYNKELAGEKVLDEVKSRIGAIQKDAVQNLGLLIQHIEDRSTSLFPTILQTERPDRAASFIEDGHVIVVMNNSPFAIVTPATFWSFYHSADDHYLRFIYGNFTRFLRMTAMFITLFTPSIYIAITNYHIEMLPADLLLAIAGAREMVPFPAILELLLMEMAFELIREAGIRVPTPIGPTIGIVGALILGQAAVEANVVSPIVVIVVALTGLSSFAISDVNLNYAIRIARFGFLLSASLFGIFGMVGIFMIGLFYLSVIKTFGVPYLAPFTPKYKSSKDTLFRRLLKNEKLRPAYVKTKDLTKEPVQNE; encoded by the coding sequence TTGAAACAACAAGTGAAGCCAGTAGGAGTGGTAACGTACATGAGACGTCCATTGTTTAAAAAAATAAAAACAAATCAATTAGAAATCAGTGAAGAGTTGTTACAAAGTGATGAAAGCGTCAAAAACGACTATGTTTCTGGAAATCTCCTGCTTGATGTACCTAAAATAAAGGAGCTTTACTCTTATCCGAAAAATATAGACTTTAAAGTGAGAGAATTCACTATTCATATGATGGGCAGGAAGGCCGTTCTATTTTTTATTCCATCTATGACTGAAACGAAGTTAATTGATGAGGAGATCATAAAGCCACTAATCTTAGCAGCCAAAGAAATTATTGATATTCCTTCTGCAATAAGTATTAGTTCAATCAAAGAAGAGAAGATGATTTCCGCAGCTGTAAGTGAATTAAACACAGGCGCCACTTTGTTACTTGTGGATGGCCTGAATGTGATATATGTGTTAAATACATCATCTTCAGCGGGGCGTAGTGTTGAGAAGCCGCAAAATGAAACTACGTTACTAGGGCCAAAAGAGTCTTTCGTGGAAAGAGCGGACCAAAATATTTCGCTGATTCGGAAAAAAATTCGCTCTGAAGATTTTACTGTTGAAAAAATGATTATTGGCAGTCGTTCCCACAATGAAGTCTATATCATTTACAACAAAGAATTAGCCGGAGAGAAAGTCTTAGATGAAGTAAAATCAAGGATTGGGGCTATTCAAAAAGACGCGGTACAGAACCTAGGTCTCCTGATTCAGCATATAGAAGATCGGTCAACCAGCTTATTTCCGACCATTTTACAAACGGAACGACCTGACAGAGCTGCCTCTTTTATCGAGGATGGTCATGTTATTGTTGTGATGAACAACTCCCCGTTTGCGATCGTAACACCAGCAACTTTTTGGTCCTTTTATCATTCTGCCGACGATCATTATTTAAGATTTATATATGGTAACTTTACAAGGTTTTTGCGGATGACTGCCATGTTTATTACCTTGTTTACTCCTTCTATTTATATCGCAATTACAAATTATCACATTGAAATGCTGCCTGCGGATTTACTCTTAGCGATCGCTGGTGCCCGTGAGATGGTCCCGTTCCCAGCTATTTTAGAATTACTCTTAATGGAAATGGCATTTGAATTAATACGGGAAGCGGGGATTCGAGTACCAACTCCGATTGGTCCAACGATTGGTATTGTTGGTGCACTAATTTTAGGTCAGGCTGCAGTAGAGGCAAATGTGGTTAGTCCCATCGTGGTGATCGTTGTGGCATTAACGGGCCTCTCATCCTTTGCGATAAGTGATGTGAATTTGAATTATGCCATAAGGATAGCTCGATTTGGCTTTCTTTTATCCGCTAGTTTATTTGGTATATTTGGTATGGTTGGTATCTTTATGATCGGATTATTTTATTTATCGGTTATTAAAACGTTTGGTGTCCCTTATTTGGCGCCATTTACACCGAAATACAAGTCTTCAAAAGATACATTATTTCGGAGATTATTAAAGAATGAAAAATTAAGACCAGCCTATGTAAAAACAAAGGATTTAACAAAAGAGCCTGTTCAAAATGAGTGA
- a CDS encoding DUF5957 family protein, translating to MRTVLIFITGFVLGILLTEMINIYGFLLYDQTVSLKVIPFLIGIVLAGIDLLLRRKSKLPNYKSSLH from the coding sequence ATGAGAACTGTGCTAATTTTTATTACCGGTTTTGTTCTTGGAATACTTCTTACAGAGATGATTAATATTTATGGATTCTTGTTATATGATCAGACTGTCAGCCTAAAGGTTATACCGTTTTTAATAGGAATTGTGCTTGCGGGGATTGACTTATTGCTTCGCCGCAAATCAAAACTGCCAAATTATAAAAGCAGCCTCCATTAA
- a CDS encoding competence protein ComK — protein sequence MDVRDKHLINEKTVLLTGEYNDCGELWSRVIEGEETFLVRKSPIAVIEETLLHLGSNFLGARRSSKYLLTPTRMHPISVNPQLGILLFPTKNMKFHYNIWFSLIHVKTTNPVGINRIEVLTSFGHTILIDMSERAFNNKRQKAVQLQEAITNNLNCPLNFYVEPKKGFYISKSAKENNYSLEKK from the coding sequence ATGGACGTAAGAGATAAACACCTAATTAATGAAAAGACGGTTTTACTAACAGGTGAGTACAATGATTGTGGAGAATTATGGTCAAGAGTGATTGAAGGGGAAGAAACTTTCCTTGTTAGAAAGAGTCCAATTGCCGTTATCGAGGAAACCTTGTTACATTTAGGGTCAAATTTCCTTGGAGCCAGGCGTAGTTCAAAATACCTGCTGACTCCAACAAGGATGCATCCTATAAGTGTGAATCCGCAGTTGGGCATTTTATTGTTTCCTACAAAAAATATGAAGTTTCATTACAATATATGGTTTTCACTTATTCATGTTAAAACAACAAACCCTGTTGGAATCAATCGAATTGAAGTTTTAACGAGCTTTGGTCATACAATCTTAATCGATATGTCGGAAAGAGCCTTTAACAACAAGCGGCAAAAGGCAGTTCAGCTTCAAGAAGCCATTACCAATAATCTGAATTGCCCCTTAAATTTCTATGTCGAACCTAAGAAGGGCTTTTATATAAGTAAAAGTGCAAAAGAAAATAATTATTCCCTTGAGAAAAAGTAA
- a CDS encoding gamma-glutamylcyclotransferase — protein MERYFVFVYGTLRRHERNHYLLEEAELVAEQAWTEGKLFDTGFGYPALQESAADVVYGELYLVTEDQLHRLDELEGYSVKALDNLYNRKIQLISHDTGKTKAYIYTIAKHNSHMLKTQIKSGDWKEYHLRKQDPILYFAYGSCMDPARFKLAKVDQYFQKVIGTGILHGYTLRYSVTMPDGGRADIVEEGGVVEGKVYEIPTDCVPYLYRREGVGSRLYRPTFVDLFINGSLYKDVMTFTVVNKEAETAPPEHYFEEIIRGGTGFLSEAYLEELKNHIKILCKQ, from the coding sequence ATGGAGAGGTATTTTGTTTTTGTTTATGGGACGCTTAGGAGGCATGAGCGAAATCATTATTTATTGGAGGAAGCAGAGCTTGTTGCGGAGCAGGCTTGGACGGAGGGGAAGTTATTTGATACAGGTTTTGGCTATCCTGCTCTCCAGGAATCGGCTGCGGATGTGGTCTATGGTGAACTGTACCTGGTTACGGAGGACCAGCTTCATAGATTAGATGAGCTGGAAGGTTATAGTGTGAAGGCGCTAGATAACTTATATAATCGTAAAATACAACTAATCTCTCATGATACTGGTAAAACCAAAGCTTATATTTATACCATTGCAAAACACAATAGTCATATGCTGAAAACGCAGATCAAGAGTGGTGATTGGAAGGAATATCATCTTCGCAAACAAGACCCAATCCTATATTTTGCCTATGGAAGCTGCATGGATCCTGCACGGTTTAAACTAGCAAAAGTGGACCAATATTTTCAAAAGGTGATAGGCACCGGCATCCTGCACGGTTATACATTACGATACTCTGTGACAATGCCTGATGGCGGTCGTGCTGACATTGTTGAGGAAGGCGGAGTGGTAGAAGGGAAGGTATATGAGATTCCCACCGATTGTGTTCCTTACCTTTATAGAAGAGAAGGGGTGGGTTCACGTCTATATCGGCCAACATTTGTGGATCTTTTCATAAATGGAAGCTTATACAAAGATGTGATGACCTTTACGGTTGTCAATAAGGAAGCAGAAACAGCGCCCCCGGAACATTATTTTGAAGAAATCATTAGAGGCGGAACAGGATTTTTAAGTGAAGCTTATCTTGAGGAATTGAAGAATCACATAAAAATATTATGTAAACAATGA